GGTGACGGCGGTCTCGTCGCTGTCGCGGGCCCCGCCGGGGACGCCCCAGGTGCCGCCCTGGTGGGACCACAGCGCCCGGTGCTGCAGGACGACGCGGTCGCGGTCCGGCGCAGTGCGGCCGGGCGACGCGGCCGGCGCAGTGCGGCCGGGCGACGCGCCCGGCTCGGCGTGGTCACGCGGCGACGGGCCCGGGTCGGCCCGGTCCCGGAGCAGGAGGCCGGCGGCGCCGAACAGACCCCAGTGCCGGTGCCCCTGGGCGCAGACCGTCCAGCCGTTGCCGTCCCCCTCCACGCCACCAGCCTTCCACGGCGGCCTCCCGGCTCAGCCGCTCGGGCGGCGCTTCACCCGGTTGCCCGCCTCCAGCCCGAGCGCGACGACGGTGCCGGTGATGAGCCCGCCGATGTGCGCCTGCCAGCTGATGTTCGGCACCGCGAAGGAGATGAACAGGTTCAGCCCGATGAGCACGAGCAGCCCGCTGGCCTCGATCCCGACCCGCCGCCGCAGGATCAGCAGCGCGCCGAACAGGCCGAAGATCGCGCCGGAGGCGCCGACGCCGTTGCTGAACGCCGGGCTCAGCCAGAGCGAGAGCAGCGAGCCGCCGAGCGCGGAGAGGAAGTAGATCAGCAGGTAGCGGCCGGTCCGCAGGACCCGTTCCAGCGGCGCGCCGACGATGTAGAGCGAGAGCATGTTGGTGGC
The sequence above is drawn from the Mycobacteriales bacterium genome and encodes:
- a CDS encoding NUDIX hydrolase, coding for MEGDGNGWTVCAQGHRHWGLFGAAGLLLRDRADPGPSPRDHAEPGASPGRTAPAASPGRTAPDRDRVVLQHRALWSHQGGTWGVPGGARDSDETAVTAALRETYEEAGIDPAAIRPSGLVTDDHGG